One genomic region from Melioribacteraceae bacterium encodes:
- a CDS encoding multidrug efflux SMR transporter produces MAWIYILIASVFEISWAVGLKYSQGFTQLKPSIFTAVTMILSYIFLAMGTKTLPIGTAYAVWTGIGAVGTAIYGMLFFDEPKELIRIFFIFLIVIGIIGLRLTYKSAQIQ; encoded by the coding sequence ATGGCCTGGATCTATATTCTTATTGCTTCGGTATTTGAAATCTCGTGGGCTGTCGGCCTGAAGTACAGTCAGGGATTCACTCAGTTAAAGCCGTCAATTTTTACAGCTGTCACAATGATCTTAAGCTATATCTTCCTGGCAATGGGGACAAAAACATTACCTATTGGAACTGCATATGCAGTATGGACGGGAATAGGAGCCGTTGGTACTGCAATTTACGGTATGCTTTTTTTTGATGAGCCGAAAGAACTGATAAGGATCTTTTTCATCTTTCTTATCGTAATAGGAATAATCGGATTAAGGTTAACATATAAGAGCGCACAGATTCAGTAA
- a CDS encoding RNA methyltransferase, whose translation MKKLSHEEISLKRTSLDKIESVEKLPVYVLLNSIRSSYNVGSIFRTSDGAMIEKLYLCGYTPTPEKKEVAKTALGAQNSIKWEYIKDPKELILDMKKKGIKICALELTDKSIPYHRFTHSDFPVCLIVGNEISGVSQDLIELCDFSLEIPQYGIKQSLNVAVAYGISIFELRKVFDLKLK comes from the coding sequence ATGAAGAAGTTATCCCACGAAGAGATCTCGCTTAAAAGAACTTCACTCGATAAGATAGAATCGGTTGAGAAATTGCCTGTATATGTTCTTTTGAACAGCATACGTAGCAGTTATAATGTGGGTTCGATTTTCAGGACATCCGACGGAGCCATGATAGAGAAACTCTATTTATGCGGTTATACTCCGACTCCGGAAAAGAAAGAAGTTGCGAAGACAGCTTTAGGAGCTCAGAACAGCATCAAATGGGAATATATTAAGGATCCGAAAGAATTAATCCTTGACATGAAGAAAAAAGGAATTAAAATTTGTGCTCTTGAGCTGACCGACAAAAGTATTCCCTACCACCGGTTTACTCATTCAGATTTTCCGGTCTGCCTTATAGTAGGCAACGAAATTTCCGGCGTATCGCAGGACCTAATTGAACTATGCGATTTTTCTTTAGAAATACCTCAATACGGGATTAAACAATCTCTAAATGTCGCCGTAGCATACGGCATTTCTATTTTTGAATTACGGAAGGTTTTCGATCTTAAATTGAAATGA
- a CDS encoding ATP-binding protein: MNRRKVLEMIEAGEGLHIEFKQRFSTHEKIAKSIIAFANTDGGSILIGIDDDKSIYGIESEKSDTELIIQTATRYCEPEVKLSIHSFEIENKEILVVEIPESGTKPHRIQDYSASLDLNTAQVYVRVNDKSILASKEMIKLMQTRQTGKSLVNYSLGKEERIVFEFLNKNECISVKELSKAANISDRRASRTLIKLVRANLLFIHVKDNGESFFTAAG; encoded by the coding sequence ATGAACCGCAGAAAAGTTCTTGAAATGATCGAAGCGGGCGAGGGACTTCATATCGAATTCAAGCAGCGTTTCTCCACTCACGAAAAAATTGCAAAAAGTATAATCGCTTTCGCAAATACTGACGGCGGCTCAATTCTGATCGGAATTGACGATGATAAGTCTATCTACGGTATCGAAAGCGAAAAAAGCGATACCGAGCTGATAATTCAAACCGCAACTAGATATTGTGAACCGGAAGTTAAATTAAGCATTCATTCATTTGAGATTGAAAATAAAGAGATCCTCGTAGTTGAAATTCCTGAATCCGGTACAAAACCACATAGAATTCAGGACTATTCAGCCAGTCTCGACCTGAATACCGCCCAGGTTTACGTCCGCGTTAACGATAAGAGTATTCTTGCCAGCAAGGAGATGATCAAACTGATGCAGACCCGGCAGACAGGAAAATCGCTTGTAAATTATTCTCTTGGCAAAGAGGAAAGAATTGTGTTCGAGTTTTTGAATAAAAACGAATGCATTTCTGTAAAGGAATTAAGTAAAGCTGCGAATATCTCTGACAGAAGAGCTTCGAGAACTCTTATTAAACTCGTCCGCGCAAATCTGCTCTTTATTCATGTAAAGGATAACGGGGAAAGTTTCTTTACTGCAGCAGGTTAG